ATGGTCCTCGTAGCCCTATTGGCAAGGTCTACCAAGGCCACCTTTCCATTGTACCCATACATGGCGGCTCCTCCTCTCAAAAGCTTTCACCGGGCTCAGCTTTCAGCTTCTTCCCTGGCGCTGCGCAGGATGCGATCCAAAAGATCTGCTCGGCTTACCATGCCCACGAAAATCCCATTGGAAAGAACTGGAGCTCTCTTCAGGTTGGACTTCATCATGATCATGGCAACCTGGAAATCACTGTCATTTTCGTCAAAGGCTATAACCTTCTTGACCATGTATTTCTCAACAGGGTCGTTACTTATCTTCAAAAGCCTTTTGCCGAATTGACCAAAATCAGGCAAGAACGAAGGATCCTTCAAAAAATCGAAATATCCCGGCAAAGCGGCCCTTATAATGTCGTTCTCGCTTATGAAACCGACCAAACGCCC
The DNA window shown above is from Thermovirga lienii DSM 17291 and carries:
- a CDS encoding putative signal transduction protein with CBS domains (PFAM: CBS domain~COGs: COG2524 transcriptional regulator protein~InterPro IPR000644~KEGG: tai:Taci_0825 putative signal transduction protein with CBS domains~PFAM: CBS domain containing protein~SMART: CBS domain containing protein~SPTR: CBS domain containing membrane protein) encodes the protein MRIGELMDRDLTALFPETTIAEAVEVLSTHRVSGLPVADEEGRLVGFISENDIIRAALPGYFDFLKDPSFLPDFGQFGKRLLKISNDPVEKYMVKKVIAFDENDSDFQVAMIMMKSNLKRAPVLSNGIFVGMVSRADLLDRILRSAREEAES